A single window of Narcine bancroftii isolate sNarBan1 chromosome 1, sNarBan1.hap1, whole genome shotgun sequence DNA harbors:
- the LOC138739554 gene encoding uncharacterized protein gives MIGQVRNGQEPCLPVGSPVQVPLTLNPGPIRKGPLQLRVEGSPQVVLPIPRYVQNSQPHQSQGKQTPLLSLPQQQFPQYHGVSPLQMSQSQRLSQQPQAPRLLLQQTQAPQRLYQQLPVPQGQPLIHLRDQRLWLSHVLRPDRLELNPRKPRAGMHFGRWQRCFLKYVEGAEASDKELLMLLLAQLGDHPYSLIQYARSSQEAMSILQRHYSKGHRELHSRYRVMTRSQQVGESARDFILSLKDLARGCNFKAVSAQEYTEDLIRDRIVAGIRSTETRHRLLEKGMVGLEEAETIAEALESTRKELEEYSQDPGTGTNVILLDSLAPQKEKYVASQEFTTAAAP, from the coding sequence atgatagggcaggtaagaaacgggCAAGAGCCATGCCTCCCTGTGGGTTCGCCGGTACAGGTGCCGctgaccctaaaccccggtccgatcagaaaggggccactacaattgcgggtggaaggatctccacaagtcgtgctcccgatccccaggtatgtgcagaattcccaaccacaccagagccagggaaagcagacaccactactgtcactcccccagcagcagtttccccagtaccacggagtaagcccactgcaaatgtcccaaagccagagactcagccaacagccccaagcacccaggttactcctccagcagacacaagccccacagagactctaccagcagctcccagtaccccagggtcaaCCATTgatacacctaagggaccagagactgtggcttagccatgtgctgcgaccagacaggctggagctcaacCCCAGAAAACCCAGAGCTGGCATGCACTttggccgctggcagagatgctttctgaaatatgtggagggtgctgaggcatcggataaagagctattaatgctgctgttagcccagctgggagaccacccttactcccttatacagtaTGCCAGGTCCtcccaagaggcaatgagcattttacagaggcattacagtaaggggcatagagaactccactcccggtacagggtcatgaccaggtcacaacaagtaggggagtccgccagagactttatactctctctgaaagacctggcgagaggctgcaactttaaagcagtatcagctcaggagtatacggaggaccttattagggacagaattgttgcgggcatacggtccactgagacgagacatcgattgctggagaaaggaatggtggggctagaagaggcagagactattgcagaagctttagaaagcaccaggaaagaattggaggagtactcacaggaccctgggactGGGACAAACGTCatactgctggactctctagccccacaaaaagaaaagtatgttgcctcacaggaattcacaacagcagcagcaccttga